AAATTGGAGGTCGTGGGGGTCACAGGCGGAGACTGTTGAGATCCTCGACGTGCGCGGTGCCCCGCTTGCGGTAGAGGGCCACGATCAGTGCGAGGCCGACCGCCACCTCGGCGGCGGCGACGGTGATGATGAAGAACACCATCACCTGGCCCTTGAGGTTGGCGTTGTAGCGGGAGAAGGCGACGAGCGCGAGGTTGGCGGCGTTCAGCATCAGCTCCAGGCTCATGTAGA
The DNA window shown above is from Verrucomicrobiia bacterium and carries:
- the nuoK gene encoding NADH-quinone oxidoreductase subunit NuoK; amino-acid sequence: MTVGLNHYLVVSALLFSLGLFGVLARRNLLVIYMSLELMLNAANLALVAFSRYNANLKGQVMVFFIITVAAAEVAVGLALIVALYRKRGTAHVEDLNSLRL